One Aquisalimonas asiatica DNA window includes the following coding sequences:
- a CDS encoding CidA/LrgA family protein — MNILNGLAIILGCQLAGEVLVQLAGLPVPGPVVGMVLLLGGLIWFGEPPTGLRTVSETLLRYLALLFVPAGVGMMAHFQLIARDWLAISVALVVSTALTLIATMLALRAMLAMRRRRGRS; from the coding sequence GTGAACATTCTCAACGGGCTGGCCATCATTCTCGGCTGCCAGCTGGCCGGAGAAGTGCTGGTGCAGCTCGCCGGGCTCCCGGTTCCCGGGCCGGTGGTGGGCATGGTGCTGCTACTGGGCGGGCTGATCTGGTTCGGTGAGCCCCCGACGGGGCTGCGCACCGTCAGCGAGACGCTGCTGCGCTACCTGGCGCTGCTGTTCGTCCCGGCCGGGGTCGGCATGATGGCCCACTTCCAGCTCATCGCCAGAGACTGGCTCGCCATCAGCGTGGCGCTGGTGGTGAGCACGGCGCTGACCCTGATCGCCACCATGCTGGCGCTGCGCGCCATGCTTGCCATGCGTCGGCGCCGCGGCCGTTCCTGA
- a CDS encoding sulfite exporter TauE/SafE family protein: MGEMALGGVIGLILGLLATGVFAGVLAGLLGVGGGIVVVPVLFQVFALLDIDPAVRMHLAVGTSLAIIVPTSLRSARAHYRAGTVDTGLLRDLGVSLVVGVLLGVVLSAVVSGAVLTAVFGVMAMLVAANMARRGGPPRVTVEPPRGAVRHGIGAFIGSVSTMMGIGGGTLSVPILDALGYPIRRSIGTAAAIGTVISVPGTVGFVWAGWGAEALPPLSFGYVSLLGVAVIAPLTVACAPIGVKLAMRMDTTHLKRAFAIFLFATAVTMLYSVVSG; this comes from the coding sequence ATGGGCGAGATGGCGCTGGGGGGAGTGATCGGCCTGATCCTGGGGCTGCTGGCGACCGGCGTGTTTGCCGGTGTCCTGGCCGGGCTGCTCGGGGTCGGTGGCGGCATCGTGGTGGTCCCCGTTCTGTTCCAGGTGTTCGCCCTTCTGGATATCGACCCGGCCGTGCGCATGCACCTGGCCGTGGGGACGTCCCTGGCGATCATCGTGCCCACGTCACTGCGTTCGGCACGCGCTCATTACCGGGCGGGCACCGTGGACACCGGGTTGCTGCGCGATCTGGGGGTGTCACTGGTGGTCGGAGTGCTTCTGGGGGTGGTGCTCAGCGCAGTGGTCTCCGGCGCCGTCCTGACGGCGGTGTTCGGTGTCATGGCGATGCTGGTGGCCGCCAACATGGCCCGGCGTGGCGGCCCGCCCAGGGTGACGGTGGAGCCGCCGCGCGGCGCTGTCCGGCACGGGATCGGTGCATTCATCGGCAGCGTGTCGACCATGATGGGCATCGGCGGCGGCACCCTCAGCGTGCCGATCCTGGATGCCCTGGGCTACCCCATCCGCCGGTCCATCGGCACCGCTGCGGCCATCGGCACCGTGATCTCCGTGCCGGGCACGGTGGGCTTCGTCTGGGCAGGCTGGGGTGCAGAGGCGCTGCCGCCCCTGAGCTTTGGGTACGTGAGCCTGCTCGGCGTCGCCGTGATCGCGCCGTTGACGGTTGCCTGTGCACCAATCGGGGTCAAGCTGGCCATGCGAATGGACACCACGCACCTGAAGAGGGCATTTGCCATCTTTCTGTTCGCCACGGCAGTGACCATGCTCTACAGCGTGGTCAGTGGCTGA
- a CDS encoding RNA pyrophosphohydrolase: MIDSDGFRANVGIILCNEEGRVFWGRRIGQNAWQFPQGGIKRNESAEDALFRELHEEVGLHPEHVQLIGATSGWLRYHLPRHLVRRHQRPVCVGQKQQWFLLRLTGGEGVVRLDRSDTPEFDDWRWVDYWRPAREVVFFKRHVYRKALRELEPLLFPDAAAKTPGAARS; this comes from the coding sequence GTGATTGATTCGGATGGATTCAGGGCAAACGTCGGCATTATCCTCTGCAACGAGGAGGGGCGGGTGTTCTGGGGCCGGCGAATCGGTCAGAACGCCTGGCAGTTTCCGCAGGGAGGCATCAAGCGGAACGAGTCCGCGGAGGATGCGCTGTTCCGGGAGTTGCACGAGGAAGTGGGGCTGCACCCGGAGCACGTGCAGTTGATCGGGGCGACCTCCGGCTGGCTGCGTTACCATCTGCCGCGCCATCTCGTGCGGCGGCATCAGCGGCCGGTGTGCGTGGGGCAGAAGCAGCAGTGGTTTCTGCTGCGCCTGACCGGCGGCGAGGGCGTGGTCCGCCTGGACAGGAGCGACACACCCGAGTTCGATGACTGGCGGTGGGTCGATTACTGGCGTCCGGCGCGGGAGGTGGTGTTCTTCAAGCGGCACGTCTATCGCAAGGCGCTGCGTGAGCTCGAGCCTCTGCTGTTCCCGGATGCCGCGGCGAAGACGCCGGGCGCGGCGCGCAGCTGA
- a CDS encoding Lrp/AsnC family transcriptional regulator produces MSLETPILRLLIRNARMSYAEMARELNCSRAYAREQVNKLLENGLIEQFTVVLNPDKVGKTLSTFVDVKVAPWRLETTARELADTPEVVSLYIMSDMQSLHVHTLTDDSESLYRFLQQHLLGRDYIMSLDCKTLMTRVKHRRGGPRL; encoded by the coding sequence TTGAGCCTGGAAACACCGATACTGCGACTGCTGATCCGCAACGCCCGCATGTCCTACGCGGAAATGGCCCGGGAGTTGAACTGCTCGCGCGCCTACGCCCGCGAACAAGTCAATAAACTGCTGGAGAACGGCCTCATCGAGCAGTTCACGGTGGTCCTCAACCCGGACAAGGTGGGCAAGACCCTGTCCACCTTCGTGGACGTCAAGGTCGCCCCCTGGCGGCTGGAGACAACGGCGCGGGAACTGGCGGATACGCCCGAGGTGGTGAGCCTGTACATCATGAGCGACATGCAGAGCCTGCATGTCCACACACTGACCGACGACTCGGAGAGCCTCTACCGCTTCCTGCAGCAACACCTCCTGGGCCGTGACTACATAATGAGCCTGGACTGCAAGACGCTGATGACCCGGGTCAAACACCGCCGGGGCGGCCCGCGCCTGTGA
- a CDS encoding HAD family hydrolase, whose amino-acid sequence MALAIFDLDNTLLRGDSDHLWGRFLVKRGVVDGPEYEAANDRFYRQYLDGTLDPRAYLRFALDPLTRHAPEQLDAWRQEFVRDWIRPLVLPEGVNLVQRHAAQGDRTLIITATNRFITAPIAELFRVDALLASTPEWRNGRYTGEITGPITFGSGKVHALEEWLQEQDNDLRGSYFYSDSHNDLPLLHRVDHPVAVDPDDTLDATARERGWRRISLRGDP is encoded by the coding sequence ATGGCGCTGGCAATCTTCGACCTCGACAACACCCTGCTCCGCGGCGACAGCGACCACCTCTGGGGCCGCTTCCTGGTCAAGCGCGGCGTCGTCGACGGCCCGGAATACGAGGCGGCGAACGACCGCTTCTACCGGCAGTACCTGGACGGCACCCTGGACCCGCGGGCGTACCTGCGGTTCGCCCTGGACCCGCTGACCCGGCACGCGCCCGAGCAGCTCGACGCCTGGCGGCAGGAGTTCGTACGGGACTGGATCCGCCCGCTGGTGCTCCCGGAAGGCGTCAACCTGGTGCAGCGACACGCTGCGCAGGGTGACCGGACGCTGATCATCACCGCAACCAACCGGTTCATCACGGCACCCATCGCCGAGCTGTTCCGGGTGGACGCCCTGCTGGCGTCCACCCCCGAGTGGCGCAACGGCCGGTACACCGGCGAGATCACCGGCCCGATCACCTTCGGCAGTGGCAAGGTCCACGCGCTGGAGGAGTGGCTGCAGGAGCAGGACAACGATCTGCGTGGTAGCTACTTCTACAGTGACTCCCACAACGATCTGCCGCTGCTCCACCGGGTGGATCACCCGGTGGCGGTGGACCCGGACGACACCCTGGACGCCACCGCCCGTGAGCGGGGCTGGCGGCGAATCAGCCTGCGGGGCGATCCGTGA
- a CDS encoding LrgB family protein, with protein MVTEELTDIWVYLATSPQLWLTMTLLVFLFSTWLNRRLGGSPALHPVLLSMGLLIGILLLTDTDYDTYFEGAQFIHFMLGPATVALAIPLYDHRRQIRDWLAPLLVAGITGTTVAALSAIAVGAALGGSPASLMSLAPKSVTSPIAMGVAEQLGGLPSLTAALVLITGSLGCIMAPALIRLLRIRDDAVKGFAMGLTAHGLGTAQAFSISATAGAFAGLGLSLAGLMTAFLLPVLIAWLPLG; from the coding sequence ATGGTCACTGAAGAGCTCACCGACATCTGGGTCTACCTGGCCACCTCGCCGCAGCTCTGGCTGACCATGACACTGCTGGTGTTCCTGTTCAGCACCTGGCTGAACCGGCGTCTCGGCGGCAGCCCGGCACTCCATCCGGTGCTGCTGTCCATGGGGTTGCTGATCGGCATTCTGCTGCTCACCGACACGGACTACGACACCTACTTCGAGGGCGCCCAGTTCATCCACTTCATGCTCGGACCGGCCACGGTGGCACTGGCCATCCCGCTCTACGACCACCGCCGGCAGATCCGAGACTGGCTTGCGCCGCTGCTGGTGGCGGGCATCACCGGCACCACGGTGGCCGCCCTTTCCGCCATCGCCGTGGGCGCCGCGCTGGGCGGTAGCCCGGCCAGCCTGATGTCCCTGGCACCGAAGTCCGTCACATCCCCCATTGCCATGGGCGTGGCCGAACAACTGGGCGGCCTGCCCTCTCTCACCGCTGCCCTGGTCCTGATCACCGGCAGTCTTGGCTGCATCATGGCGCCGGCGCTGATCCGTCTGCTGCGTATCCGCGATGACGCGGTCAAGGGCTTTGCCATGGGGCTCACCGCCCACGGACTGGGCACGGCCCAGGCCTTCAGCATCAGCGCCACAGCCGGCGCCTTTGCCGGGCTGGGACTCAGCCTGGCCGGCCTGATGACAGCCTTTCTCCTGCCCGTTCTGATCGCCTGGCTGCCCCTGGGCTGA